The genomic DNA TTCAAGGAATTCCGTCCGCGCAAGCTGGAAAAAATGATTACGGCAATCATGCGTGACAAGGGCGAATCCGATCCGGCGGTCGCCGCAATCATGTATGAAGCGTGCATCTGCCATCAACGCCTGAACCGGCTCCTGCCCCTGTTCGACGGCGTCGATCCCGAATTTCTCCTGAATCATACTCCGGCCATCCACATCCGCTCCCATCTGCTTGTGGACCAATCCCGGCACCGGGAATGGGCCCGCATCTTCGGCCGCAACATCTTCACCCTCGCGCCCCTGCCCGACCCGAAGGATGCGCCCGAACCGCTTTTCGACGAAAAGAAGCTGGATGCGCCCGAGCCGGTGAGCGCCGCGACGATTCGCGCCGAGATGGACGGCAACCTGCCCGCGCCCCTGCCGCGCAGGCCTTTGCAGGAAACCATCGACACCGCCCTGCCCGCCCTGGACAAGGCCGACGCCTTCATGGGCCCAGCCATGGAGCACAGGGCGTCCCTGTCGCCCGTGGCCCGGTTGCGTCACTGGTCCGTCAAGACGCGTACGGTCAACGGCAACCTGTCCAACTCCCTGCATGGCTTGCAGACCTGCTACGGACGGGGACTTTCCATGGAACGGGCCGACGCCTCCTACGCCATGGAAATGGCCGAACGCTTTTCCTCCTACGCCAGCTTTGGACCCAAGGGCGTACTGAACTACGCCCGCGAGTACCCGCTGACCTACGCGTCCTTCGATGAACTGGATGCGCCCGCCATAAACCCGGCCGACATCCGGCTGGAAGTGCCCTATGCGGGCCAGAGGCTCCACTGGCTGGAAGGGCATGGCCCCGACGGCGAGCCGATTCTGGTCCCGGCCCAGTTCGTCTTCCTGTTCTGCAACCTGGACGAACAGACCCTGTTCAGCGCGCTGGGCTCCACCGGCCTGGCTTCGGGCAACACCCTCTTCGAAGCCAAGGCGGCCGCCCTTACCGAAGTCATCGAACGTGATTCGGACGCGACGCAGATATTCGACCCCAAACGGTGTTTCCGCGTGAGAAGCTGCGATCCCGAAATCGGCTCGCTCCTCCAGAACTACCACGAGGACGGCATCGACGTCTGGTTCATGGACATGACCACCGAACTGGGCGTGCCGTGCTACAAATCCGTGGTGCTTGGCAAACACGGCGACGTGAACAAGGGAGGCGGCTGTTCGCTGAACGGCAAGGCCGCCCTGGTTTCGGCCATGACCGAAACGGCCTACCCGTACCCCGGCCCCAAGAGTGGACCCGCGCCGGAAGGATTGCCCGTCCGCAACCTGGAAGACCTCCCCGACCTGTCCACGGGCAGCGCCGAGGGAGATGTGATGGTGCTGGAAAAAACGCTTCTGGCCAACGGCTACCGGCCCGCTTACGTGGACCTGACCCGCAGGGACCTGAACATCCCGGTGGTCCGTGCCATCGTTCCCGGCCTGGAGCTGATCTCCGACTTCGACCAGTATTCCCGGGTCAGTCCGCGGCTGTATCGGAACTACCTCAAAGCGTGCGAGTAACCCGGGCTTCCCGGCGGCGCTTGCGCGGCCCCTTGGTTCCGAGGGTCCGGTAGGTCACCTCCAGAACGCCCGCCCCGCCGAAGAGCGCGGCCAGCACCCAGACATTGGCCGGATCGTCGCCGACGCTCTGCCAGACCATGGCCCCGAAAGCGGCGGCGCAGGCCACTACGCCCAGGGCGGACAGAGTCCGGCCCGCCCCGGCGTCCTCATCCTTGAAATTGGCCGCGTTGACCACGGCGAACAAGGACAGGAACCCCGCGCTGCCCAGGGTGGAGATGAAGGAAAGATCGCCCACGTTGGCCAGAATGAGGGCGAGCGCGGACGTGACCAATAGGCCCTCGGCGGGCGCGCCCCACATCTGCCGTTCAAGCTGAACCGGCAGTTCCCCTTCCTTGGCTATGGTGTAACAAAGCCGTGAGGAGCCGTAGAGGGTCGCGTTGATCGCGCTGAACGTGGACAGAAGCGCGGCTACGGCGATGAGGGTAAAACCGGTCCGTCCCAGGAACGGCCTGGCAGCTTCCGCTAGGGCGTAGTCGCGGGCCCCCGTGATGGCGTCAAGCGGCAGGTTGCCCACCACCACGACGGCGATGGCCACATAAAGCAGGATCACGAAGCCCACGGATAGATAGAACGCGAGCGGCAGGTCCCGCTCGGGATCGCGGATTTCCGCGCCGGTATTGGCAATGAGCTCGAACCCCTCGTAGGCCACGAAGATAATCATTCCCCCCGCCACCAGGGGCAGCATCGGAACCCAGGTGTCCGGGGCCAGCCGCGCGGGCTCCACGCCCTTGACGCCGACTACCAGGAAGAAAAGCAAAATGGATATCTTGACGACCACCACGTAGGTCTCGGCCTTGCCGACCACTTTGGCGCTGGTCAAATTCAGGACTGCGGGCACGATGATCGCCAGGGATATCAGTCCGTGCCGCACCAGCCAACCGGTGTTCTCCGGGAAGAACACGGCCCCGTATGAGCCAAAGGCGTGGGCATAGAGGGCAAGCATGACGACATAGGAAAACCACAGCAGCACATTGAGCGCGCCCACATGCATGGAGTTGCCGAAAATCCGATCCAGGAAGACCACGGTTCCGCCCGCCCCGGCGTATCGCACGGACAGCCGCGCATAGGAGGAGGCGGTGACGAGGGCGACCAGTCCGGCCAGCGCGAAAGCGACGGGCGTGCCGCCGCCCGCCAATTGCACGCTCAGTCCCAGCACGGCGAATATGCCGCCGCCCACCATGCCTCCCACCCCGATGGAGACCGCTCCCCACAGGCCCATTTTGTTGTCCTTCACGACCATATCACGCTCCGTTTACGGCTGTCGGCCGGGATTTCCCCGCTCCTGTGAGAGGACAGAATACTCCAATCCATCCCATCGATAAAGCCGACGCCGCCCTTCGCCTCACCGCCCGGCCACAAACGGCCAAAAGCATTGACTCGCCGCAGGATTGCACGATATTGAAACTACCTCGCGCCGGGGGAAAATCGGATAGGCAAAACAAGCCCGGTCCTTGAACAGGCCGGTTCGCATTTTCCTTCCCCGAGCGGATACCGCACATATGCCGGAGTGGTGGAATGGCAGACACACGGGACTTAAAATCCCGAGATCCTTAGGATCGTGAGGGTTCAACCCCCTCCTCCGGTACCATTTATACAACAAGTTAGGCCGGTTCTCCGGCCTAACTGCTTTTCTGCGACCAAAACGCAAACGTTCTGGCCCTGCTTTCCCTTTTTTCCCGTTCGGGAATTACGCCCCGCTCTCCGTTTCTGATGAATGGATCAGAATCGACCAAAGACGTGGACACCGCCAATGACAGCGACTGCGATAATGTTTGATCGTTTCATGTGAAAGTATGCTCTTCACGGGCAGCGGAGATTTTCCGCTGCCCGGGTAATATTAGCGGTCGGACTCCATGCGAATGCTCTCCGCATACAGACGGGCTTCGATATACTGGGAAAGAGCGGCCACGGCGCGATCGCACACTGGGAAGATCGGCACGCCACTGTTGTGTAATGCATCGCGCATGGGGTCATACAGCCTGCCGCCATCGATGACGCCGACAACGGGCTTGTCGCTACGGCCGACAACCTCCGCCAGAAGCTGCACAATGCCGCTTTCCGCCTTCATGTCGAAAGCCGGAACATCCGTCTCCAGCAGCGTGTGCATGGCCGGGGAAAGCGGATCAAGGCCTACGACAACCGCATCAACACCTTCGTCATGGGCGAGAATATCGGTAATTTCGGCATGGGCCTGGTCGTCGGCAGAGGGATTGATGTCCAGGGGATTGTGCACGGTCACGAGCCCCGACAGTCTCTTGGCGTCCAGGATTTCCGTGATCTTCTGATGGGATTCGGCTGAGAACGAAGCCAACTGCATCTGGTAATCGTCGGAGTGAATCGAATCCGCCATACCCACGGTTTCGAACCCGGCCCCGGATACGGCCGCGAGACGGTTGCCGTTGATACGTTTCCCGGCCATGTTCTCCGCCAGCAGGAAGAGGTCCTGGAACTCCGTGAAATTGCGGGCGACGATGGCCCCCGCCTGCCGCACGCAGGATTCGCAGACCATGTAATCGCCAGCCAGCGAGGCCGTGTGTCCAGAGGTCGCGCTTTTGCCTTCGGGAGTGCGTCCCGCCTTGTAAAATACCACCTCCTTGCCCGCCAGCACGGCTTCCCGCACAGCGGTGCAAAACTCCAATCCATCGAGATCGTTGAACCCTTCAGCGTAGACAGCGATAACGTCCACTTCTGTGGAATCCCTGAAGTGTTTGACCATGTCGCCCAGCGTCAAATCGGTCTGATTGCCCATGGAAATCATGTATGCCGGCTTCATTTCCGGACACTGCGAAGAGCGATGCAACATGAAGGCCCCGGACTGGGATACCAACGCGGCGCGCCGATACGCGGATTCGCGGTCCTTGGGCAGCTTTTCCTCCGGAATGAACCAGGTGTCGTACTTGCCCGGACGGGAAACCACGCCCATGCAGTTTGCTCCAAGAAAAACAGGCCCGCCGTCACCGTTCCCGTGCGCCTCGTCAATGGCCTCAATGACCTTTTGCGCGCGCTCGCGGCTTTCTTCTGTCTCGCCCATGCCGCCGGGGATGAGCATGACGGAATTGGCGGCGTCGAAACGGATGATTTCATCCACCAAACCCGGCACCTGGTCGGCTCCCACGGCCACGACGAACATGTCCATCTTTTCGGGCAAATCCGCCAGGTTGGGATAGCACTTCACGCCGTCGATCTCGTCCACTCCCTCACGGAGCAGGAAGATGTCTTCCTTGGCGAATCCTTCGGCCAGAATGTTGTCGAGGATGATGCGGCCGAAATTCCTGCGCTTGGTGGAAGCGCCGATCAGGCCGATCTTTCCGGGATGCAGAAGGTTCTCGATCTTGCCGATGGGACGCCGGTTCTCCCTCTCGCGGGGAGACCCGAACTTGCACATGCCGTCCAGGGGAACCATGAGGAAATCCGTGAAGGCGTATGGATTGATTTCCATTTCGTTGATGACGAATTCGGCATCCGGATTCATGGGGGAATAGTGGCGGCCCATTTCGATGAAGGAAGAGAAGCACTCCACCAACTGCTCGTCGGTGACAATGCGACGTTGCCCCCGAGTCAGGCCAGCCAGCTTCCTGTATGAAATGGTTTTGCGGAAAAGTTCGAAGAACGCCTTGCCGTCAATCAACTCGCAGGACGCCGCCACGATGGCCTGCCCCTTGCGAAACCGTTCGGCGTACAATTCCGTATCGGTGCCGCCCAGGCCCGCCGAAACAACCATGCCGAATTCACGGGTGTTGCGCAGGCCGACGATGAGCTCGTTGCCGAACGCCGAGGAATCCGGCGGCATGAATTGGACCATGAGCACGCCCTTGAGGTCCCTGCGGATGGCGGCGACGAGGTTCTCTCCGGCAAGTCCCCGATATTCCGCGGGAGCGTGCTCGGGCGCAAGGTTTATCATGTTCGCGTAATTTTCCGGGACGTCGTACAACATTCTCCGGACAGCCGAACGAATTTTATCCGGGTTCTTGGGGACCACTCGAACGCCGCCGACCTCGGTTTTGTGGACGATGGTCGGAGAGACGATCTTGAGAACGACCTTCTCCCCGGGCAACGCGTTCAATTCGTCATCGGAAGAACGCGCCCCGCGAGGAAGCAGAATGCACTTGGGAGGCGTTTCGGCTCCCGACCGGCCCAACAGGTTATATACTTCGTATTCAAAAAGATAATCGCGGCCTTCCTCTCTGGCGGAGCGGAAAAGGTCGGAAATGGCGTCAAATTCAATGGCGACGCTGTTCAGTACTTCCATGGTAAAACCTTTTTGGTTGTTCAGCAGCGGCCTCGCGGCCTTGTACCACCGCTTGAGGACATCTTCCCTGCGCGGATCAGCCGGATCAAAATCGATACAGGGTTTGGTGGCGCAGAGATGGGGACCGGACGCCGCGAACTTGATCTCCATTGTATGGGCAAGAGAAACGACCTCATGCTCATCAAGTCCTTTGCGCATCATGGCCCAGCCGCCTACGGCTCCGCCTCGCAGGGAATCGATGACGTGCCATCCCTTTGCCTCCGTTTCGGAATCATTTCATTCAAAAACGATCTCAGGTTGCTTTTATTCAAAGGCGTTAAGCAGTTTCTTTGTTTGCTCAACTCCATATCAATTTGAATGATGATTTAAACATCGAGCCAAGTGGGCCACAAATTCCGCCAACAGGGAATCTTCGAGATTTTTACACTGATAGTTTGTGCCATCCACCGAAATAACTGGCGTTTTCCCTTTCAGTCCTTGCCTTGCTATCTCCAGATAACAGGTGGTTACTCGGACACAAGCCGAGACCCCTTCGTTTTTCAGATGGGTCCGGAGCCGTCTGGCGGCTCGTTCAGCCCGGTTTGTGTCAGGGTCCAGGATGGTGATTGTTATCCCTGACATGCTGGACCTACCGCGTAGTGTGTATGAAACGTTCGGCTTCCAGAGCCGCTATGGTGCCATCCGCCATTGCCGTGGTGATTTGCCGGTATTTCTTGGGACGCACATCGCCCGCGGCAAACACGCCGGGCAGGGAGGTCGCCATGACGTCATCCGTAATGATATAGCCATGCTCGTCGAGACGCAGTTGTTTGGCAAAAGCGTCGGTGCCGGGCTGTTGGCCCATGAACACGAACACGCCGTCGCATTGCAACTCGCTCTCCTCACCGGTCTCCATATTGCGGAGGGTAACGGATTCAAGTTTGCCGTTTCCATTCAACGACAGGACTTCCGTGGAGTGCCGTGTGGAGGCGTTTTCCCTGGCCGCCAATGCATCCTGTGTGGATTGGGCGGCGAAGAAGCGGTCCATTTTCTCTACCAGAGTCAACTCGCTGACGCCGAGATCAAGCAGAGCGATCGCCTCGTCGAATCCACTGTTGCCGCCCCCCACGATGAGCACCCGTTTGCCGATATAGGGCGCGCCATCGCAGATGGCACAGTAATGGACCTGTTCACAGTCACCGGCCACGGGAAGAGGAACCGGCTTGCGGCCTGTGGCGACAATGACCGCCTTCGCCGTATACGTCTCGTCGTCCGCCTCGATCCGCTTTACAGCCCCGGACAGGTCCATGGAGTCGATGCAGACCGCTTCCTCAACGGTCACTCCGAGCGACTCGACTTGCTTCTGCATTCTCTCCATGAGTTCCATGCCGCCGATGCTGGCATAGGAAGGCATGTTCTCCACTTCTTTGGTCCAGTTGACCAACCCGCCACAGGCATTTTCATCCAGCAACAGAACATCCAGGTTCGCTCGGGCCGTGTACACGGCTGCGGTCATGCCTGCGACGCCGCCGCCGAGAATGATAACGTCATATTCATTACTCATGATCGACTCCGCCGCGACTACAGGGATGCATGGAGCGCTTTCAATTCACGCGGATTCATGAGGCCGGAGTAAATGTTCGCAACCTCGCCGTTTCGGATGAAGATCAGCGTGGGAACGCGCTCAAAACCGAGTTCCGCCATGAGATCCCCTTTGACTTCGCTGTCAACACAATACAGTTCGGTTTCAGGAGACTTGGCGCCGAACTTCATAAGTGCCTTTTCCATGTTCTTGCAGTGCGGGCAGAGCTCCTTGTAAAAAATGACGATGGCGTCATTGTAGGAACGGAAAAGCTCGGATGAGGCCTGATCTGTGATATTCTTTATTTCATTCATTGATTTATCTTGTTTTGTTAGTGGTATGCTATGGCGGCAAGGGCTTCCATGTTCAGAATCTGCAATTTGTTATCCCGCAGTATCTTTATGAGCCCAACTCTCTCAAGCGATTTGAGCGCCTTGTATAAGGTGGCTCGATGCACTCCCAGTATGGACGCGATATCCTTCATTCGCAGTGAGCCGAGCGAAACAATATCATTGGAAGGCAGATCCATTGAATTATAGCGCAGAAGCACGAATTTCACGATTCGTTGCATCATAGTGTCGAGCCCCAACGAAGCCAACTGATTGCTGAGGACATTCACTTTTTGAGAAAGCGTGTAAATAATATCCTTCGCAATACAGGGGTGCGTTTCCAGCATTATGTCCACCGTCTCCTTGCAAAAGGAGTAGACCACGGCGTCCTTGTGGCAAACAAAAGAGCTGTCGATCGGTTCCTTGGTGAAAAAGGGCACCTCACTGAAGAGCGAATTCTCTTCCACATGCATGATGATCTTTTCGTTGCCGCCAGAGGATGTCCGCTTCATGGACACGGTTCCGGACTGGAGATAGCGCAACTCCGTCACCAACTCCCCCGCGAAGACAATATGCTCGCCCTGTTTGAACTCTTTGCGGACACCCAAAGGCAAAACCTTATTCCAGGCGCCGCTGTTGACTTTTATTCGCCAGAATTCGTTTACATGCGGTGCCGACATATCGTCTCCCGTGCGGGGAAGTTGGTCTTGCGCGAATTTTAACTGGTTCGCAGTTCCCCGATGTACAGTTTCAATTTTTGCAGCAATTCCTTGGCCTTTTCGGGATTGCTTTTGATGATGTTCTCCAACTGGAATGGGTCCTTGCGGCGATCAAAGAGTTCATCCATATGCGGCACCGAAACTTTCGCCCCGGGAACGCAGGTCCACATCTCCTCTTTCATCTCCAACTTCGCGGACTGTGCGCCCGCGTTGCCGCCGGAACCGGAACCATCGTAGAATATCTTGTTCATGGAGTCCGTGTCGATCTCCTTTTGAATCCAGTGTATATAGCTGTAATCATGGTTAATAATAGACCAGGACATGCCATAATAACCAGCTATGGCGAAATCGCGGACCGTATCGGTCTCGCCGCGCATGACCGGCAGCAGACTGATGCCGTGCATGTCGTCGGCATCATAAGTCGAGATGCCTTCATGCCCGGTCTGCTCCACCGCATCGGTCCCAAGCCCCAGGCCGTCGAGAAGCGTGGCGGTAATGTCCACGTTCTGGACAAAGGAGTCGATACGCTTGCCGCCCTTCAAACCGGGAACATGGACCATCAGGGGAACATGCACCAACTCTTCGTAAGGCCAGGGGCGGCATTTACGCATCAGGCCGTGGCCGTGCTCGCCGGAACCCATTGGCTGCCCGTGGTCGGAAGTGACGATGACCATGGTATTGTCCCAGAGTCCCTGCGCCTTGAGCGAATCGAAAAGCTTGCCGAGCCACTTGTCGACCAGAGTGACTTTTTCCGCGTAGAGAGCGCGAATGTGAGCGCACTCCTCTTCGGTCATGACGCCATCGATCTCGGTCCACGGGGCGAGCAGCAGCGGATTCCCCTCGTAATCCGGATTGTACGGGCACGGCTTCTTTTCCCAAACGGACGGCGGATCCCACGGCTCGTGGGGATCGAACGAATCGAGCCAAAGGAGGAACGGCCGATTGGGATCACGCTTCTCCTTCAGCCAACTATCCGCCTCGGAGATCACCACCGAAGCGTAATTATCCGCATCCGAATGCCAGTTCTGGCGCTGTTTCAAGTAGCACTCGGCTTCCCGGATCAGGGATTTGCTGGAATCGTCGTACTCGCCGTCCTCATCCTTCTTGAGCCAATTGGGAGAAAGATAGTCCTCTCCCTTGAATTCGGCCTTGAGCGGGACATTGCTGAAGGTTTCGTGATCCAACTCATGGCCGTTGCAGAAACGGACATAGTCGAATCCACGGGAATAGCCGTATTTGGGGAGACGCATCGGCGGGGTGTCATACACCAAAGCCGTCTGCACATCGCGACACCAGAGAACATCGGTGATGGACGTATCCTCCGTGGTCAGCGGACGCCAGCCGCTCTCCGGCAAGGTATACCGTCCCGTAAGGAGGGCTCGACGAACCGGAATGGTCGGCAGTCCCTCACTGTACGCGTTTTCGAACAGGAAACCGTCTTCGGCGAACTTGTCCAGATTCGGAGTTTTGACTTCCTTGTTCCCGTAACAGCCCAAGTAATTGAACTGTAGGGTGTCCAGCATGACGAACAGAACGTTTTTGATTTGGGATTTAGACATTGAACTACCTTATTGAGTTAAACTGATTCGGAATCGGCTGCCGACTTCAGCGATCGAACGGAAGTGCCGTCAGTCTTCATGATTCCGAAACCGGTTGCGGCCAAAGCCAGAGATACGAATGGAATTATCACGTTAAAAAAGGCGAAGGGAACGTAATCCACTGCGCCGACGCCGAGTATGCCAAGGATATAGAAGGCGTGAACGGACCAGGGCACCAGAGGACACCCCAGGGTGCCCGCGTCTTCACAGGTGCGAGAAAGCACCTGGGGAGCGATCTTCGCGTCTTTGTAGTTCTGGCCGAAGGCCCGGCCGGGAACCACCACGGCCAGGATTTGGCTGCCGGTACCAAGCAGAATGATGTAGGCGGCACCGAGAGTCGCGCCGACAAGCGAAAGCGCGGAGTTCGCGCCCCGCAACATCGCGTCCAGCAAGACCTCAAGCACGCGGGCTTTTTCCAGGATACCGCCAAAAGCCATGCCGCTGGTAAGCAGCAGGATCGTGACCATGACGGACATTAGACCGCCACGGGAAAGAAGCGAATTCAATTCCGGGGAAGGCGTGGTAGCCGTGTAGCCGGTCGTCAACTGCTTGGCCAAAACGGAAATGGTGGCACCGTCATACAACGCAATCGCCAATGCGCTGAGAATGCAGACGACCATGACAGGCAGGACAGGCATTCGTTTATAGGCCAGCACCACCATCAATACGGGAGGCAGGAACGCGATGGGGGAAAGCGAATAGCTCGCTTCCAGGGAAGTGAGAATCGCATTGATATTCCCCACGCCGGAGAGATCGCCGGAATGCATGGAGCCAAGCACGGTATAGCCGACGATGGAGATCACGGCTGCCGGAACGGTGGTCCACAACATTGAGGCTATGTGCGTGAAAAGCGGAACCTCGCAGACTGTGGCGGTAATATTCGTCGAGTCGGAGACGGGCGACATCTTGTCGCCGAAGTAAGCTCCTGAAACAATGGCCCCCACGGTCCACGCGGGATTGAACCCCATTGCTCCGCCGACTCCGAGCAGGGCCACGCCGATGGTGCCCATTGTGCCGAAAGAGGTTCCCGTCGCCAGAGAGGCAACCGAACACAACACAAAGGTGGATGTGAGAAAATGCTCAGGAGCAATAAGCTTGAGCCCCCAGTAGATGATAACCGGGATAGTGCCGGAAGCCATCCAGGAGGCGATAATCATGCCGACAAGCATCAGGATGGCCACCGCAATTTGAATACGCCCCACGGCCGCAAGCATCCCCTCCTGCAACTCCCCCCACGAATAGCCGATTTTCAGGGCCATGACGCCCGCCACGGCCACGGCCACAAGCAAAGGCAAAACAGGCGGACGCACGCCGACCACAACTGTCCCGTACAAAATAATTGCGACAGGAATCGCGAAGGTTAAGAAAGCCCACAGTAAAGATGGTTTTTTCCCGTCCGAACTCATTTCCTCTCCTCTTTCGGCATATAATTCACTGTTTTTCCAACATCATTATTTCGAGCAAGTTGCTAAAATGCTTGTAAGATCCACGTAGCCTTGTTGCCAGGTCTTGTTGTTACGATAGGTCTGATCGCGGAGCGTGTCTGTTGCCTAGGCAACAAAGGCTGCGCAATCGAACAATTTATTGCAGACACACCTCTTCGGCCGAAAAGAAGCGCTGCAATGCAATAAATCAACGTTGCCAATCCACATGGTTTGACTTCGCCGCAATAAAAAGACGTTTGTTCACCGAAGGATATTCCATACGATCGAAACCGTTCCGCCGAAGGCCTGGTCCGCAGGCCCCCTCTTCCCGACGTGAACAATGGCATTGAACGCCGAAGGCCAAGGAAGAACTCCCTTGGGCCTATCGCCGCATGAGTCACCACACATCGCCGGGGATTTACGGAAACTAAAGACTTTGCTGATGCAGTATGCGCGGATGAGAAGACATTACCTGAAGCCGTTTTGATTTGATCGATCGATTCCTTCTGAAAAACGAAAGGCTCTCCCATTTGACGGGACTAGCGAGGAACCATCAAACCGAGCCCAAAGCTCAAAGGAGAACTTCGCGCCAGTCTCAATCACAACGACAGAAAACACAAGTTCGGCTTGCCCTATCTTGCGGCTAAATTCGACAATGTTTCGAAAAACTGCCGACAGATGAGGAATGGTGTTAATTGGGAACGGACTGTGCGGACACGAAACTCGGGAAGCCCCTTGGCGGCAAATTACTCTGCGGCCAACACGCTTAAGCCTCCCATAGCGCCATTCGCCCCAGGTCAACCCGTCGAGAGGTCTTTCCTCAACCTATCCCCCGCCGCCGGATCAGAGGGGGGGGAAAAAACGGCCCTCGCCAAGCCCCCAAAAAAAAAGGGCTCCAACCAGTGGAGCCCTTTTGATCTATTTCCGAATGCCTAGGAGTTGCGACGCCTGCGGGCGTAAGCCAGGAACCCGAGCATACCGAGTCCCATCAGGAGGAACGACCCCGGTTCGGGAACGGGAGCGCCGGGATCGCCGGGAGTAACGGAACCGAAGGTGATGTCATCGAAACCGATCTGGTTGATAACGCCGCCGAAGCTGACCGAGTAAGCGATGCCCTCAAAAGCGACGCCCGTGGCCACGAAGGGGCTGAAATCGCCCGTGGGATCTCCGCCATCCGACGGAGTGACGTCCAGATTCAGGGTGGCGAGCAGATCGCCGGTGCCATCGAGGCCGCTCCACACATTCACGCTGCCCGGGTTGTTGATGGCGGAATAGAAAAAGGAGAAGCCGGTATCGAACCCTGCCGCGAGGCTCATGATGGCCGCGTCACCGTTCAGGAAAAAGAGGATGGTATCCGGGCTGGGCTCGTTGCCGAAGTTGCCGGTGCCACCGGCATCGGAGTCAATAATGCTCAGGGCGTTGTCGCTGAAAGAAACGCCGTAGTCCGTCCCGGAGTTACCCATGGAACTTGTTCCGCCGTTGTAGAAATCAAGAATCTGGTCATGATCGCCCAGCCCCTCGAAATCGAGAACAAGTGCCTGGGAAGGCGTCACGAGAAACAAACACATGACGAATGAAGAAAACAGAATTGCAACCTTGTAAATCCTATTCATAGCAGCCTCCTGGCAGTAGTATTCCCCAACCACTGACAAACGAAGCAAACACCATACCAAAGATATTGCTCATTTATTCCAGGATATTAGACAAAAACAGCAAAGACATCCTGTCGGTTTTCTTTACGTTTCGACAGAAAACTTTACTTTCGCGATCTGATCCGGCTGACATTCCATGTTTTATGGTAAACGGCACAGGCTCTCCCGGCGCGTTCGGACGGTCATGCGCCGCAACCGTCCAGCGGAATCAACGGCCGTCGACGGCTACAGTTGCACGGTGTTCAGGACGACCGACATGGCCTTGAACCAGAACTCGACCTCGTCGCCGGGCTCAAGGGCAAGGTCCCGGGCGCTCAGGGCGGAGATGAGGGCGCAGACGTCGGTGCCATCGGGGAGACGGCCCAGAACCTCGGTCAGCACAGGGGTGTCCGTGACCCGGAGAATCCGGGCTTCCAGACAGTTGCGCGCGCTGCCGGAGAGCCG from Pseudodesulfovibrio thermohalotolerans includes the following:
- a CDS encoding YcaO-like family protein; amino-acid sequence: MRYKLQMMNTDFGVGMFAALPDVNLSHNEMLDHLRAHPFDDYMHEFVLQGFKEFRPRKLEKMITAIMRDKGESDPAVAAIMYEACICHQRLNRLLPLFDGVDPEFLLNHTPAIHIRSHLLVDQSRHREWARIFGRNIFTLAPLPDPKDAPEPLFDEKKLDAPEPVSAATIRAEMDGNLPAPLPRRPLQETIDTALPALDKADAFMGPAMEHRASLSPVARLRHWSVKTRTVNGNLSNSLHGLQTCYGRGLSMERADASYAMEMAERFSSYASFGPKGVLNYAREYPLTYASFDELDAPAINPADIRLEVPYAGQRLHWLEGHGPDGEPILVPAQFVFLFCNLDEQTLFSALGSTGLASGNTLFEAKAAALTEVIERDSDATQIFDPKRCFRVRSCDPEIGSLLQNYHEDGIDVWFMDMTTELGVPCYKSVVLGKHGDVNKGGGCSLNGKAALVSAMTETAYPYPGPKSGPAPEGLPVRNLEDLPDLSTGSAEGDVMVLEKTLLANGYRPAYVDLTRRDLNIPVVRAIVPGLELISDFDQYSRVSPRLYRNYLKACE
- a CDS encoding APC family permease, with amino-acid sequence MVVKDNKMGLWGAVSIGVGGMVGGGIFAVLGLSVQLAGGGTPVAFALAGLVALVTASSYARLSVRYAGAGGTVVFLDRIFGNSMHVGALNVLLWFSYVVMLALYAHAFGSYGAVFFPENTGWLVRHGLISLAIIVPAVLNLTSAKVVGKAETYVVVVKISILLFFLVVGVKGVEPARLAPDTWVPMLPLVAGGMIIFVAYEGFELIANTGAEIRDPERDLPLAFYLSVGFVILLYVAIAVVVVGNLPLDAITGARDYALAEAARPFLGRTGFTLIAVAALLSTFSAINATLYGSSRLCYTIAKEGELPVQLERQMWGAPAEGLLVTSALALILANVGDLSFISTLGSAGFLSLFAVVNAANFKDEDAGAGRTLSALGVVACAAAFGAMVWQSVGDDPANVWVLAALFGGAGVLEVTYRTLGTKGPRKRRREARVTRTL
- a CDS encoding thioredoxin family protein; its protein translation is MNEIKNITDQASSELFRSYNDAIVIFYKELCPHCKNMEKALMKFGAKSPETELYCVDSEVKGDLMAELGFERVPTLIFIRNGEVANIYSGLMNPRELKALHASL
- a CDS encoding NAD(P)/FAD-dependent oxidoreductase, which codes for MSNEYDVIILGGGVAGMTAAVYTARANLDVLLLDENACGGLVNWTKEVENMPSYASIGGMELMERMQKQVESLGVTVEEAVCIDSMDLSGAVKRIEADDETYTAKAVIVATGRKPVPLPVAGDCEQVHYCAICDGAPYIGKRVLIVGGGNSGFDEAIALLDLGVSELTLVEKMDRFFAAQSTQDALAARENASTRHSTEVLSLNGNGKLESVTLRNMETGEESELQCDGVFVFMGQQPGTDAFAKQLRLDEHGYIITDDVMATSLPGVFAAGDVRPKKYRQITTAMADGTIAALEAERFIHTTR
- a CDS encoding acetate--CoA ligase family protein encodes the protein MEVLNSVAIEFDAISDLFRSAREEGRDYLFEYEVYNLLGRSGAETPPKCILLPRGARSSDDELNALPGEKVVLKIVSPTIVHKTEVGGVRVVPKNPDKIRSAVRRMLYDVPENYANMINLAPEHAPAEYRGLAGENLVAAIRRDLKGVLMVQFMPPDSSAFGNELIVGLRNTREFGMVVSAGLGGTDTELYAERFRKGQAIVAASCELIDGKAFFELFRKTISYRKLAGLTRGQRRIVTDEQLVECFSSFIEMGRHYSPMNPDAEFVINEMEINPYAFTDFLMVPLDGMCKFGSPRERENRRPIGKIENLLHPGKIGLIGASTKRRNFGRIILDNILAEGFAKEDIFLLREGVDEIDGVKCYPNLADLPEKMDMFVVAVGADQVPGLVDEIIRFDAANSVMLIPGGMGETEESRERAQKVIEAIDEAHGNGDGGPVFLGANCMGVVSRPGKYDTWFIPEEKLPKDRESAYRRAALVSQSGAFMLHRSSQCPEMKPAYMISMGNQTDLTLGDMVKHFRDSTEVDVIAVYAEGFNDLDGLEFCTAVREAVLAGKEVVFYKAGRTPEGKSATSGHTASLAGDYMVCESCVRQAGAIVARNFTEFQDLFLLAENMAGKRINGNRLAAVSGAGFETVGMADSIHSDDYQMQLASFSAESHQKITEILDAKRLSGLVTVHNPLDINPSADDQAHAEITDILAHDEGVDAVVVGLDPLSPAMHTLLETDVPAFDMKAESGIVQLLAEVVGRSDKPVVGVIDGGRLYDPMRDALHNSGVPIFPVCDRAVAALSQYIEARLYAESIRMESDR